The Bacillota bacterium genomic interval GATGCCCCGCTGGCATTCATGGCTCATTTAGGACCTCTACCAGAACTGGAGATAGTTTTTGAGTACAGCGAGTATATAGTTAAGCGAGGTGGAGGCCGGGATAAACTGGAAGAGTTTCGCCTAGCCTTACGATCTTTAGCTGTAGACGCTCAGTTTTTGGATTTCTACGCTGCCTGGGAGCCCTATTTATCAGAAATACTGATGGAAAGTACTGCCGGATTTGAACCGGAAACAGCCAAAACATGGCTGGAGCAGTTTTTCGGCTGGGAAGCTGCTGAATTTCATCTGATTTTAGCGCCGGCAATGTTTCCCGGCGGAGGTTATGGCGTTACTCTAGAACGACCGGATGGCGAGACGATCGCTTACCAAATTACCCGCGAATATGGAACCGGCACCAATAAGCCCGAGTTCCCGACAGGACAGACTTTGGAGCAGTTAACTATTCATGAGCTGGGGCATTCTTTTGTTAATCCGAGCCTTGAGGCTTACCCGAAGGAGGTGGCTAAGCTCCGTCCCCTCTTTAACCGGGTCAAAGCGGTGATGAAGAGCCAGGCTTACCCCGATGTGGCTACTTTTCTCAACGAACAGGTCTTGCGGGCAGTGGAGGTGCTGGCTGCGGAAGATTTATATGGGGCAGATGCTGTTGAGGAGAATATCACTTATCAGGAAAGCCGAGGCTTTTATCTAACCCGCTTTATAGTGGAGGAGCTGAAGGTATACAAGACTAACCGTGCCCTGTACCCGACTTTTAAAGAGTTTGTGCCGGAACTGCTGAAAATACTGGCTGATTATCAAAGGGAAAATTGCTCGTTTTTGGAGAAGTTGATAGGGATTTTCCCGTTTTAGCTGCCTTATCACAGCCAAACACATCGGAGTTTTTATTCCGGTGTGTTTTTTTATGCAACCATTCTTTAGAGTAATGCCTCTAAAGAAGTGAAGGGAGTTGAGAACAGTGCAGAGGCGGTTCAAACTGAAAACAACTGTGTTTATGTTCTTGGTAATGCTGGGGCTTGCGGTTGGCATCGGTTCCGGCTCAGCCAGTGAAACTCTGC includes:
- a CDS encoding DUF4932 domain-containing protein, with product MIKKILMLAIILLLAVTPGFASSASEIYVGISPEMELISGVLAQTSWIEHRGPKNGGNEYFRALQALFEPYRDHEAVKIAQKLTDRGFTYDAPLAFMAHLGPLPELEIVFEYSEYIVKRGGGRDKLEEFRLALRSLAVDAQFLDFYAAWEPYLSEILMESTAGFEPETAKTWLEQFFGWEAAEFHLILAPAMFPGGGYGVTLERPDGETIAYQITREYGTGTNKPEFPTGQTLEQLTIHELGHSFVNPSLEAYPKEVAKLRPLFNRVKAVMKSQAYPDVATFLNEQVLRAVEVLAAEDLYGADAVEENITYQESRGFYLTRFIVEELKVYKTNRALYPTFKEFVPELLKILADYQRENCSFLEKLIGIFPF